The window GGCTCGTCGGTCTGGCCCAGGGCGAAAACCCCCGGCTCTTACAGGAAAAGCTCGAGAGTTTCCTCCCTCCGCATGAGCGGAGCAAAGAAGACAAGAAATAACGTCGCTCGTCGTGCGTGAAACGTATCTCGCCGGCGAGATCTGACACTTCACGTTTCACGTGCGACGATTCACGGGGATTCGATGGCGAAGAAGAAACACGAAGAGCACGAAAACCACGAACGCTGGCTGGTGTCCTATGCGGACTTCATCACGCTGCTGTTCGCCTTTTTCGTCGTCATGTATTCCGTCTCGTCCGTCAACGAAGGCAAGTATCGAACGGTGAGCGACTCGATCAAAGCGGCATTGAATCCGGTCAACAGTACTCCCACCAGCCGACTCCCATTTGCGGTAGGCGACTCTAAGCCGAAGATGATTAATACCGACATGGCGAGTGCCAATGAGCCGGTCATTCGACGGATGAAGGAGATACTCAAGAAGATTCACCCTTCGCTGGCTCTCGAGATGCCGGATATCAAGATTGTGGAAACCGGCAACGGGACCATTATGATTTCCCTGCCCGAATCGATTCTCTTTGCGAGCGGTGAAGCACGGATACGCCCCGAAGCCTTACCCTTCTTGAAATCTCTGGCTCAGATTCTGATCGAGTTGGATCGCCATGTCCGCATTCTCGGGCACACGGATAATGTGCCGATTCGAACCGCGCAATTTCCTTCGAATTGGGAACTCTCGGCCGTACGCGCCGTCATGGTCGTGAGAATCTTCTCGGAACTCTATGAAGTGCCGATTTCACACCTCTCCGCGACCGGATTTGCCGACTCGAAGCCGGTTGCAACCAACGATACGCCTGAAGGACGAACGAAAAACCGTCGCGTCGAAATTATAATTCTGGAGAAGAGTCTGACCGAGGAAACTCTGGATTCCATGTTGCCGGGGAATGTCCCTCCGGCGCTCCCGTTCTGAGAGCAGTCGATCCCTACAGCTCCTACAGCAACACCCTTAGGTGTTAAGAATTTTCCGACACTGACCGATACGTATGTGTGGCGAAGTTCACCTCTCGAAAGGAAGACGTTCATGATCCTCAAGCCGGCTGGTGATTTGACGATATTCGAAGTCGGTGCGTTGTACGAGGAAATCAAACAGGCGGTTACCGCCCACCCTCAAGTGGAACTGGACCTGTCCGAAGTGGACACACTCGATGCCTCAACGATGCAACTGCTTATTGCCGTCCGCCGGTCCGAACGTATTGTGCTGACAGGGGTGACTGATCCGATGCGATCGCGCATGGCTGAATTGGGCGCGTAACGATCATCCACTTCTTCACCACGTACGGGAAACACTGCCGATGATGTCATACGTATCAGTCTCACTGGGAGCCTTCTTCGCCGGTACCTGTGTGGCCTGGATGTGGTGTCACCGCCGAACGGCTTCAGCACACCGGGCGCTCCAGGCCACCCATGACGCCATGCAGAAAGAGCAGGCGGAACGAACCGCCGCGTGGGAACAACTCGCACACTCCACCATTCCCCTGGTTGCCGTCCTCAACGCCCAAATGAAAACGGTGATCAGCCAGACGGAACAGGCCGCCACCGATCTCGGGCAGCGGTTCGGTATGATCGCCGCCCGCGCGACGGCACAGGCGAAGGAATCGGCGCATCTTTTCGGTGACGGCGAGATGAGTCTCGATACGGTCTTGAAGACGACCGATACCATGCTTGAAGGATTCGTCGGTGACGTCATGAAGTCATCGGAAATGGCCCTCCAGATCGCGACCATTATGGACGAAGTCGAGCGGAGCACCAAGGCGATCACCGGCATGATCGGAGAGATCGAATTCATTGCGGACCAAACCCGATTGCTGGCGCTCAACGCCGCCATCGAAGCCGCCCGGGCCGGAGAACATGGTCGTGGATTTGCCGTCGTAGCCGATGAAGTGACCAAACTGGCGAACCGCTCGGGGCAAGCTGCCAGCAGCATCAACAGCCTCGTCATGGACGTGCAGAAGAACACTACGTTGGCGATGGGCACAGTAGAAAATCTGGCCTCTGTGGACCTGAGCAAAACCCTGTCGATCAAGCACCGTCTCGATAAGCTGACGCGTGACCTGGCCGAACGGAACAATACGCTGAAGTCGGCCGTGATGAATTCCAAATCTCATGCGGATGAACTGGCGCGGGACGTCGGTCAAATCATCATGGCGCTTCAGTTCCAGGACATCACTCGAC is drawn from Nitrospira sp. ND1 and contains these coding sequences:
- a CDS encoding lipid asymmetry maintenance protein MlaB, translating into MILKPAGDLTIFEVGALYEEIKQAVTAHPQVELDLSEVDTLDASTMQLLIAVRRSERIVLTGVTDPMRSRMAELGA
- a CDS encoding methyl-accepting chemotaxis protein, with the translated sequence MMSYVSVSLGAFFAGTCVAWMWCHRRTASAHRALQATHDAMQKEQAERTAAWEQLAHSTIPLVAVLNAQMKTVISQTEQAATDLGQRFGMIAARATAQAKESAHLFGDGEMSLDTVLKTTDTMLEGFVGDVMKSSEMALQIATIMDEVERSTKAITGMIGEIEFIADQTRLLALNAAIEAARAGEHGRGFAVVADEVTKLANRSGQAASSINSLVMDVQKNTTLAMGTVENLASVDLSKTLSIKHRLDKLTRDLAERNNTLKSAVMNSKSHADELARDVGQIIMALQFQDITRQKLEHVIEPLTEVRTVMDALIRGMLHEQEGAKMDFLAKLDRSYTMEEERAVFHQAAIGYVPAPSEESAPSGDANVTLF
- a CDS encoding flagellar motor protein MotB is translated as MAKKKHEEHENHERWLVSYADFITLLFAFFVVMYSVSSVNEGKYRTVSDSIKAALNPVNSTPTSRLPFAVGDSKPKMINTDMASANEPVIRRMKEILKKIHPSLALEMPDIKIVETGNGTIMISLPESILFASGEARIRPEALPFLKSLAQILIELDRHVRILGHTDNVPIRTAQFPSNWELSAVRAVMVVRIFSELYEVPISHLSATGFADSKPVATNDTPEGRTKNRRVEIIILEKSLTEETLDSMLPGNVPPALPF